Part of the bacterium genome is shown below.
ATGCGGATTTTTTTTGCCGATGAGATTGAAGCGGGCCGTGAGATAAATAGCGCCCATAGGAACAATTGACATAACAGGGAATCCCAGACGCTCCAAATCAGAAATACCTTTGTGTAAGAGGTCAAGGCGTGTCTCGAGCCCGGTCTTCATGGTCTTATGATACTCTTCAATGACCGCAGGCTGCATAAGCAGGTCAGCTGTGCCCATTTGCTCCGCGCGAGGAGCCCATGCGCCAACGTGCGTAAGCATGGCCGACATACGCTGGATGATGTCATCCGGCCCGGCGCTCCAGCCCACGCGCACACCCGTGGCCGCGAAAGCCTTGGAAATTCCGTCAACAAAGATCACGTACGGCGCGAGTTCCGGCCGCAAAGAAACCGGGTTGAAATGCGTTGTCTTGCCAAAAGTTAACATCCAGTAAATCTGATCAAAGAGAAGATAAAGCGGCCTTTGTTTTCCTTCACGGCTGCGGTTTTCTTCCAAAACAAGATCGCAAATTCCTTCCAAGGCTTCACGCGTGAAAGCCGTTCCGGTCGGATTGAGCGGCGAGTTGAGTGTGATGAGGCGCGCATCTTTCACATGATCCTTTAACAGGTCGCGTGTCGGGAGAAACGCATTCTCGGCATGGCAAGGTACTGAAATGCCGTTCGCGCCGACCATATGTGTATAATAGTGGTTATTCCACGACGGAGTTGGAAATATGACTTTATCGCCGCGCGATACCACCGTCCGGAAAAGGCTGTAAATGATCGGGCGGGCGCCGCCGCACACAATGATCGATTTTTCAGGATAATCCAGCTGAAAACGATCGATGTAGAATTTTCTTATGGCCGAACGTAATTCCGTCACCCCTTCGAATGGAGGATAG
Proteins encoded:
- a CDS encoding aminotransferase class I/II-fold pyridoxal phosphate-dependent enzyme, with amino-acid sequence MAEGLSGSEILKIASEIRALSAQGHKMCNLTVGDFSPTEFRIPLFLEEAIHRHYQNGQTNYPPFEGVTELRSAIRKFYIDRFQLDYPEKSIIVCGGARPIIYSLFRTVVSRGDKVIFPTPSWNNHYYTHMVGANGISVPCHAENAFLPTRDLLKDHVKDARLITLNSPLNPTGTAFTREALEGICDLVLEENRSREGKQRPLYLLFDQIYWMLTFGKTTHFNPVSLRPELAPYVIFVDGISKAFAATGVRVGWSAGPDDIIQRMSAMLTHVGAWAPRAEQMGTADLLMQPAVIEEYHKTMKTGLETRLDLLHKGISDLERLGFPVMSIVPMGAIYLTARFNLIGKKNPHGGVFTTNEEIRKYLLHEAQFGVVHFQAFGYEGDTGWFRLSVGAVSIKDIEAALPRVKTALEKIK